Proteins encoded in a region of the Rutidosis leptorrhynchoides isolate AG116_Rl617_1_P2 chromosome 9, CSIRO_AGI_Rlap_v1, whole genome shotgun sequence genome:
- the LOC139867070 gene encoding peptidyl-prolyl cis-trans isomerase CYP40-like: protein MANPRVYLDISIGGELEGRLVIELYKDVVPKTAENFRALCTGEKGIGPNTGVPLHLKGSCFHRVIKGFMIQGGDISARNGTGGESIYGLKFEDENFELKHERKGMLSMANSGPNTNGSQFFITTTRTPHLDGKHVVFGRVIKGMGVVRSVEHTTTGENDLPDFDVIIEDCGELLEGADDGVCDFFKDGDSYPDWPLDLDVKPEDIAWWMTAVDAIKAYGNEQFKKQDYKCALRKYRKALRYLDICWEKEDIDEGKTESLRKTKSQIYTNSSACKLKLGDLKGALLDADFALRETDNNVKALFRQGQASMALNDIDSAVESFKKALILEPNDGGIKKELAAAKKKIADRRDQEKKAFARMFQ from the exons atggcgAATCCACGGGTTTATTTAGATATAAGTATCGGAGGTGAACTTGAAGGTAGGTTAGTGATTGAATTATATAAAGATGTTGTTCCTAAAACTGCTGAAAATTTTAGGGCTCTTTGTACTGGTGAAAAAGGGATTGGCCCTAATACCGGTGTTCCGCTTCATTTGAAG GGCTCTTGTTTTCATCGCGTTATCAAAGGTTTCATGATACAAGGTGGTGATATATCTGCTCGAAATGGCACCGGAGGAGAATCAATCTACGGCTTAAAATTTGAAGATGAGAATTTCGAGTTGAAACATGAAAGAAAAGGAATGTTATCCATGGCTAATTCTGGTCCAAATACTAATGGATCCCAATTTTTCATCACTACAACACGCACCCCTCATCTAGATGGGAAACATGTCGTATTTGGCAGGGTTATCAAAGGAATGGGAGTAGTTCGTTCGGTTGAACATACTACTACTGGAGAAAACGATTTACCCGATTTTGATGTCATTATAGAAGATTGTGGGGAGCTTCTAGAAGGTGCAGATGATGGGGTGTGTGACTTTTTCAAGGATGGCGACTCGTATCCTGATTGGCCGCTTGATCTTGATGTTAAGCCAGAGGATATCGCTTGGTGGATGACTGCTGTTGATGCAATTAAAGCCTATGGGAATGAACAGTTTAAG AAACAAGATTACAAATGTGCTCTTAGAAAGTACCGGAAAGCTCTTCGTTACTTGGATATCTGCTGGGAGAAGGAAGATATTGATGAAG GAAAAACAGAGTCTCTAAGGAAGACAAAGTCTCAAATTTATACAAACAGTTCT GCTTGCAAACTGAAGCTGGGAGACCTGAAAGGAGCATTATTGGATGCAGACTTTGCACTTCGTGAAACTGACAATAATGTGAAAGCTCTGTTTCGTCAAGGCCAG GCTAGTATGGCACTCAACGACATCGATTCTGCAGTCGAAAGTTTCAAGAAAGCATTGATCTTGGAACCTAACGATG GTGGTATAAAGAAGGAGCTAGCTGCTGCAAAAAAGAAG ATTGCTGATCGACGTGACCAAGAAAAGAAAGCATTTGCGAGAATGTTCCAGTAG
- the LOC139868757 gene encoding patatin-like protein 2, with protein MNNINLVIIVTIIIVTATTLPFTTCAPTNVGEANFVTVLSIDGGGVRGIIPGTIVAFLESKLQEIDGPNARVADYFDVIAGTSTGGLMTTMLAAPNDKNRPMYAAKDIPAFYHQHAPRIFPVLSRNKFMNSVTHAFGGVAGPKYDGKYIRSLVKMLLRNLTIKQTLTDVVIPAFDIKRLQPIIFSSAQAKVAPYKDALLADVCISTSAAPTFFPPYYFETKNVDGTKYTFDLIDGGVAANNPTLVALTHINKEALMGNYKFSGPENIDGKRMLVLSLGTGMQKVNEVYTAQKASRWGLLNWIFQNGTAPIIQIYHDASSDIVDIHVSTLFQALRVEKNYLRIQEENLTGDQAEMDISTPENMKILEDIGKRLLEKKVSRLNIETGKYEPVESEGTNADALTHFATLLCAERKRRHST; from the exons ATGAATAACATCAATCTTGTAATAATCGTTACAATTATAATTGTGACCGCGACAACCCTACCTTTTACGACATGTGCACCTACTAATGTAGGCGAGGCGAATTTTGTCACTGTTCTTAGCATCGATGGTGGTGGGGTTCGTGGTATTATTCCCGGCACCATTGTTGCATTTCTTGAATCTAAACTTCAG GAAATAGATGGACCAAATgcacgagttgcggattattttgaTGTAATAGCCGGAACAAGTACAGGTGGATTAATGACAACAATGCTTGCAGCTCCTAATGACAAAAATCGTCCAATGTACGCTGCAAAAGACATTCCTGCATTTTACCATCAACATGCTCCTAGGATCTTTCCTGTGTTGAG TCGGAACAAATTCATGAATTCTGTAACGCACGCATTTGGTGGAGTCGCGGGGCCAAAATACGATGGAAAGTACATCCGATCATTAGTAAAGATGCTATTAAGAAACCTCACTATTAAACAGACATTAACTGATGTTGTTATACCTGCTTTCGATATCAAACGTCTTCAACCTATCATATTCTCCTCTGCTCAG GCGAAAGTAGCTCCTTATAAAGATGCACTTTTAGCAGATGTATGCATCAGTACCTCTGCAGCTCCTACGTTTTTCCCACCATACTATTTCGAGACTAAAAACGTTGATGGTACTAAGTACACTTTTGATCTAATCGATGGTGGAGTCGCAGCAAACAATCCG ACACTAGTGGCTCTTACACATATAAATAAAGAGGCATTGATGGGAAATTACAAGTTCTCGGGGCCAGAAAACATCGATGGAAAACGAATGCTAGTGCTTTCGCTAGGAACTGGTATGCAGAAAGTAAACGAAGTTTATACAGCGCAAAAGGCTTCGAGATGGGGTTTGCTCAACTGGATTTTTCAAAATGGTACGGCCCCGATCATTCAGATCTATCATGATGCGAGCTCAGATATAGTCGACATTCATGTGTCAACCCTTTTCCAAGCCCTGAGAGTCGAAAAGAACTATTTGCGAATACAG GAAGAAAACTTAACAGGAGATCAAGCTGAGATGGATATTTCAACACCTGAGAATATGAAGATTTTGGAGGATATTGGAAAAAGATTGTTGGAGAAAAAAGTGTCGAGGTTGAACATCGAGACAGGCAAATATGAACCAGTCGAAAGTGAAGGAACGAACGCTGATGCTCTAACGCATTTTGCCACTTTACTTTGTGCAGAACGTAAACGTCGACATTCAACTTAG